The genome window CACTGACCTTTCTAGCAAAGTCATCCTCATCATCCAACTCCTCTTCATTGCCCTGGAATGCATTCTCATCATTGTTTGCTTTAAAATCCCCTGATTCATAATCGAAGCCCCCATCTCTCTGACAATAATTCTCCAGCTCTTCCTCTTCCACATTTTCCAAACCCATACCATCTTCAGTTTCAACAGCATCAGCTTTGGTTGAAGACTGGATATCATCATATGTTAGTTCCCCATCTTCTGTAGTGATCACACCATCAACCGCTCCAACATCTTGTTCTTTGTGGCTACCAATTGTATGATCGCCCTCCCTTCCGGCTTCAACTGGATGAACTGATTGCAGACTTAAAATCACTGCAGAAACAGATTCATTGATAGCAGATTCTCCACCACCTTGATTGCTATCATATTGACTGGTAGAAATTTCATTGtctgcatatgccatctctcttttcCTCTTCAGGATGGAACTCAATGGCCTTGGACCTTCAAACAATGGTGAATTATCCAATTCCTGAAGCCCCTCAACTTTTCCAGGTTTAGCTTTAATCAGCTTGGTATTAACATTGGTACTTATGATTAATTGCTCTTGAGAACTATCATTAATCTTTGCACCTTTCAGCTCTGCAAGAGATTTTGGACCAGCAAAATCTATAGAATTTGCATCAACTCTTCTAGATGGCCTGTTTCCAATACTCCTACTATCTTTACCAAATTCCTCAGTTGGTTGCTGTCTGATTCTTTCAGGATGCCTCACTTGGGAGTTTAGTCGCCTTACTGGTGACAATCTGCCTTGAAGTCCCCTGCCTCTCTCTTTCTCCAAGAGCAAATTGCTCGCCCTATCAGTTAAAGATCTCCTAGGGAATGCTATTCTACCTTGAAGACGAGTGCTCAAGGAATTTTTAGGAGGAAATTGCCTTCGATCTCGGAAATGATGACCATAATCTCTCTCCTGAACATTGTCCTCCTTCCTTTGAGAGTGCTCACCATGACCATCACGACTATCGGTAGATCTTGAACCATTAAGCCTTCTTTGTTTGAGTAATTGATGGCGTAAATCCGAGCCATCCATCTCATCAAGTTTTGCCTCTCTGTCAAGCACCACTCCTCCATGTGATGGTGGTTTGTCCAAAAACCTCTCAGAAGTCTTTGGTTCCCAGCCATGCCTTCCACGGGTCTGCTCATAGTTGTCATACTTTCCTCTATCATTGCTTCGATCCCTTCCAGTCTTGGTTATAAGTTCATAATCGCTGTGGTGGTAGTCATAATCATCTTCAGGTTCCAAGTTCTGACCACCATGAGCTGACGTCATTCTGAAGTCATCTTCATTGTGAAAGTAATCAGGATCTTTAATATCATCTTCCACAAGTACATCAAAGCCAGGGGAATATTCCCTCAAGAACTCATCAGTATCCCTTCCGTTCTCGGGTTGCTCATTTGTAGCCTGTATCTGGTGACTCCATGGTTTGCTCAGAGTATGACCACAGTTAGTGGTAATAACATTCTGTGGCGCTGCAGGAGGCTCATCATCCAGTGGAAAAAATggcaatcttttattttcagATAATTCGGCATTAGGAGCATTCTCCGCTTTGGTAACAAGCTTTGTGGTAGCAGATGGCATTTCAATTTGCATGTTAACAATCGTCTTTGGGTTATCAAGATTGAGTTCAGTGACATTCTGTTGCATGGTAGCATTCTGCAGTCTATCCTTCTTACTGGTTTGTGGTGGTTCAGGAAGAAGTTTAGAAGCCTTTGCAGCCTGCTGCGAAACAAGAGCGACAGATGCCTGCGTCCCATGCAAGTAGGGACACCTTTCACCTTTCAAACACTGACCCCATTGGAAATAGTGGCATGGAACACTTTGTTTATTGATATTGTTAGAAAGAGAATGTGCGGGTGGGGCTCTTGTTAGTGGTGCAGTTTGAGGAGGTGGAACTGATCCTGAAGTAGGCATCGGTTTTGCAAACAGGGAATCGAGTGGCTGTATAACAAACAACAGCAATGAGCACCACATGAAAAATGCTAGTACATGTAAAAACAGAGTAAAGCACAGAGAATACAGGCAATCAGTGGACGTGCACTCTAATTCATAATATGAAGCTATTCATTGTACTTAATAATCACTGTTCCGCGAGATGAAAGGAGAAGCTCAGAACTTTCAGGCAACTTACTTGATTTATCAGCATGGATTTTCCTATACACAATACAACTCATGACATACTCAAAGATTTCTCAATGTGCATCCCTAATCCTCTAAACTCCTTCCTTCCCTTAATTTATGGCAACATCTGGTTGGGAGATGTTGGGAGATATGACATCCACGGGCATGCTTAGTTCTAGCATATCCCAACTCATTTAGATGTCAAAAACAAATAATCAACAGCCAGATTTTCTCAGAAAATTCCATCTATActggtgtggatggcaggcaGGCCTATATTTCTTGGATTCAATAGAATCCTTACACAAGTTGAAAGGAAGCAATCAACAAGTGATTATTTCAACATCAACATAATCTAAAGGGCTCTCACAAAGCATGCGATATACTACAAAGATATGAACTGTAGAACTAACGTACCGGATGGCGGAATGAACATTTTGTATTGAGGCAGTTACCATTTAACCAATACCAGCAATCCCTGGGATTAATCCTGGCACCTTCACTGTGACGATACTCACAATCACTCCCCTGAATCATCAAAAGCACTCTTATTTTTCAGTTTGAGATATGATTCTGAAAGTAATTGCAAAGTGGACATATATCAAAGTACAGAAAAAAATGAGCAACAAAAATTATCTATTACTTTCTAGAAAAACATGAGTTCAACATATAAAATGGAGATATGGAGTCCACAGGTTAAGAGATCAGATCCTGTACCAGGGTTAGAATGAGCATACGGCATCTAACTATAATGATAAGTAAGCAAACACCATTCTGTATTTAGGTTTCACTGAGTGAGCAGTTTTGTTAACCtcctaaaaagaagaaaagaaatagtTCCTGTAGTACCAAGAAAAACCTAAAAACTTCTGAACTCTACACGAGTCAAAGTACATGAAAGAGGAAGTCAAAATGTGAGAAATACATAACCATTAGTTAAAAAAATGGATGGATCAGATATAAGATTCCATAAATCTGTCATGTTGCGTTTCAACAGTGTTGAATAAATTTAACAAGTCAACTTAAAGACATGTCTGCAGTCCACAAGTACCAGGAAACTAAAATCTTCTTAACTTTAATAAATGATCACACCATTATCTTGAATGGTAACCTGCTTCAACACATGAGAAACAGCAGAATGTAGCAGAATTTGGCCCAGCATCTAACTCAACAACAACTAAAATTGACCACAGCATCTAACACTATAGGGTCCTTTGCTGATCTTAGTATTGAAATCATGTTGATGGCCACAAGAAACAAGAGTGTCTTATTGAAATGTAACAACCAATAATGAATACTATCATGCTGATTGGCTCATGAATGTTGCTATCAAAGAGGATCACTCACATGCCCAATAAACACTGATCAAGTCAatccttaatttaaaaaaattgatttctTATGCCCTCAAAAGCAACCCAATTGCTTCATTGCAAAAACAAAAACTGACCACTCATGTGGCTTAAATGCACTAATCGAATAATTCCCTGAAAGGGTAAATGGTCATCACCTGCCCTCAAAAATGGATCACATCACTGCTCAAAAGAATGATTGATCACTTACCACAAAAGCACCAACACAAACACTCCCCAGAAATAATGACCAATAACTAACGCATCCCGAAAGCACTGATCAATTAGTCAAAATGACCAATCAAACATATATTTCAAATTAAACATTTAACATTTAGTGATAACAGTTGTTCAGTTTCTTTTTTGGTAAAAGTTCTTGTCATGGTAGTTCCAACACAGGAGTTTGATTGACCTCCCAGACAGGTACGTAACTATGAAAACCATTTGGTTTATCAATGTACAATTTTCTCCTTCCATATAAAAAATTTCTATTTAGCAATCAGAAACCCAAAGAAAAATGTCCATAACTAATCCAATAATATAGAAATTTGAATTCTGTTATATTCAGTTATATcttctgcatatatatatatatatatatatatatatatataatgctaggcgccaaaagggacTAAGATCTGAAAAATGCCTGAGGCGCTAGGCACTCACCCGAGCGCAACGAtacactctaaaatattaaaatataattaataagtaAAAATTAACAGTGCTAAAATCTAAATATGGactattttatgataataatagTTAACAATCTACTATTAACAGTAGCTCAATCACCCGAGTGCACTCGGCACCCAAGCGACGCTTCATTGAAGCGCACCGCCTGGTCAAGGCTTGAGGTGCTCGGACATTGTCTCGCCTCACCTGAGCGCCTAAGCGAGCGATCGAGCGCCAATTTAAATcacgggtatatatatatatatatatcttaagccTCTTAAGCTAAGATAATGATTATAAAAAAGTGTGACATTTGCTATCATGACAATAACAAGAAAAAGAATGCAAATGATGAGATTTCGTTTAGAGAATCATAGCTATCATCTCTATTAATGTAGGGGGAATGAAGACCGACAATAAATCAACTTCAAGATCAACAAAGTAAAATCGTGAACAAACTAGGCTCGATCAACTATGTTACGACAATTGCTTTAAATAAATAAGAAATCCCATCAAGAAAAGCCAAATAACCAACATACTCAACCCAACTAGGTTAGTTACTAATAAATTAATACCAGAAACAATAAAGCAACCAACAGGCTAATGTAAATTCAATATGATGCTGGACCCTGCTGACTGAAATTCAATCTTCTGTCTTGTCATATCATATTTCTTGAAAGTGCGCATAAAAACCGGATTTACTAGACTAAATATTATCTTGCAAAGTGACCCACACATCACAAACAGTCAGTGTTCTCCTACGTAGTATATCCCCTTTTATTGGGTGACTGGTGCTTCCTGCACCAAGCAATTACTACACCTAAGATGTAATCACGGGACCTTTCTGATCTGCATATAAGAATACAGTGATTGTTTAGATGCATCCTCAGCAGCCATTGGCAAGAAACCCTGCATGAAACATATTCAACATATACAACTTCTCCAAGCTAAAAACGTTGAGAGAAGGCTGCCAAATAAATTGTCTATAATTAAAACCTGCCGCAGGGACATGCATAACAAACCAGTCGAGACTTATCTTCCCCAAACTCAAATTTCATGCTTTCCATCAAGTGAAAGTTTCAAGATTCTAAAACAGTTTCCACCATTTGACACTCAAATTTCATGCTTTCCATCAAGGGAAAGTTTCAAGATTCTAAAACAGCTGCCACCATATGACCTCAAAATAACCAGAACAAAATACCATTAGCAACAAAACCCTAACTTTTAGCAACCACTACCAGCTTCATGTTCTCACACCACCAAGCAACTTTTGGGTTCCACCAAGAAGGGAACAGGATTTATAGGAAACTCAAACAAGGATATACACCTCACAAGCGAAAGCGAAAAGATTTCAGCTTTACCTCCTATTAAGAGCTAAAATCaagatttaacaaaaaaaaacaacACGAGGAGAAAAGCCACCTTCTTGCAGGTCAATGGGGACGCCAAAAAATAGACACAGTCCGTGTTCCTCTTCATCGCCTCTTCCTCCGCCGTCACAGGCCGGATCGCTTCTCGCCCGCCGCCAGATTCCATCACCTAACCCCTCAAATGCCTTGCGCAACCAGCGATTCAACCCCAACCGATCCCAAACTCGTCGTAGATCGAAAAGGCGAGGTAAAAAGCGACGAATCTGTAGCTTAGGGCACGAAAAGAGAGAAATATCGACCTGAGGAGCGGATCGGGGCGTGATTCACAATGCGGGAAGAGAAATCGGACAAACCCGAAGAGAGGAGTCCGCGATTTCAATTCACAGACGAGAAATCATTCGCCCCAGGGTTTCGTCTTAGGATTTGTAGGACGAAAAGCGAAACCTTTCGCTCTCGCTCGCTTCGCGAGAGAGAAGAGAAGCCCTTCGTTCGTCTCGCCGTTTCTCTCCTTATACAATCCCAATTCATCTCACTCTCCAGAGCTTAATAAACTATCCGAATTTACCAAAACAATATCCAGCATGTAAAATATTACGAAAAACCCCACTAGCGTGGGAAGAGGGCGTGGCATTCCGTAATTATCAGGAGAATCGAGGGGTTGTTTCCCGAAGGGTTGCAATTACGCCGGGGCGTCCTCTCTCGACCGTCGGATCCAACTGGAATCTGACATCAAGATCAGGCCGAGTCAGATCGGTCGGGTTACGAGCTCTTCAGGTCACGTGACTGATGTTGTCGGGTTGCGATTTGTGGACCCGGATAAATCCGAATCCGAATAGAATTCGTTCTAACAAGTTAATACTGTATCCTTTAGGTGATGTTTTGGGCATGACATAAACTAGCAATAACGGGCATGAGATTTACCTTCATAAATAGATCATCAAATGAAAGTAATTCACAGTATACTGAAGATAAATGCATTCTACTTTTAATCCAAATCCAAATTTtatgttattataaaaaaaaataaggaacttttaaaatatttatcatcctaacagtaaacaaaaaaaaaaaatcctaaaatagatttttaattttttttcttcaatcaaaagaaataaaattttcaataaaattctTTCacacaattaaaattatttatacttaAAGAATTTTCAAAAATACATGTCAGTAACTAAGAAATATTTGAGATCCTCTCAATATGATTGCTGATTAAACAAATTTCAAGAatttctttctatatatatatatatatatatatatatatatatatatatatccactagGAAACATGGTCATAATTCTTTTCTACAGCATGAGTGTTCTGATATTGTTGCCAGTTTCTACTCTGCCTCAAAGCAGCAAAAAGGTAAAAAGAGAACTAATAGACAGATTACAACCAATTAATGGTCACTATGGTGATATAAACCCTCAAGAAGAACACAACAGTCATCTTTATCCAGGTGGTGTATCATCAGTGCAGTGAGGTTGTGGAAGAAGACTTGATGTGGAGTATAACCATCAGAAATTTTCTACATCCACTTTGTGTTCGTTTGATGGATGAGATGTAGGTTTTGAATGGGTCAATGAAGATGAACATGATGGTGAAGTTCCTTAAGAACTCAACTGGGCTTCTTATTTCATGAAGTTTTACTTCCGGTAAACAAGTAAGCACACAGTTAAGCCTGTCTCATATCTGTGTTTTCAGTTTCCCAGATGCTTACCGAGTGTTCTAATCAACTCTCTActttctgattttttttcatatgaagaTAATTGAGATGCACCTGTGGTGATAATTAGGTTGTTGACTATTACACACCTAATTCAGCAAAGTTAAGATCCTAGGTTTACAAAAGCAGAGATTAGCAAGTATATTCGTAACACTTGTTCTACTAAATTGATCTTTATGCTTTCGCCTCATTATATTTTGTTGGTTTTCTTCTGCTGCAAATATTGCCCTTTTCACCGGTAAAATGGTACAACTACTTGACATACAACTGATGCTTGTGCTCATTACATGAACCAAACTAAAAAGGCTAACAGTGGCCTTACATTAGTAAGATTTTAGTAGAAGCAGCACGTACATGATCAAGTCTATCATTAGAAAGC of Musa acuminata AAA Group cultivar baxijiao chromosome BXJ1-7, Cavendish_Baxijiao_AAA, whole genome shotgun sequence contains these proteins:
- the LOC103990680 gene encoding zinc finger CCCH domain-containing protein 32, whose amino-acid sequence is MESGGGREAIRPVTAEEEAMKRNTDCVYFLASPLTCKKGSDCEYRHSEGARINPRDCWYWLNGNCLNTKCSFRHPPLDSLFAKPMPTSGSVPPPQTAPLTRAPPAHSLSNNINKQSVPCHYFQWGQCLKGERCPYLHGTQASVALVSQQAAKASKLLPEPPQTSKKDRLQNATMQQNVTELNLDNPKTIVNMQIEMPSATTKLVTKAENAPNAELSENKRLPFFPLDDEPPAAPQNVITTNCGHTLSKPWSHQIQATNEQPENGRDTDEFLREYSPGFDVLVEDDIKDPDYFHNEDDFRMTSAHGGQNLEPEDDYDYHHSDYELITKTGRDRSNDRGKYDNYEQTRGRHGWEPKTSERFLDKPPSHGGVVLDREAKLDEMDGSDLRHQLLKQRRLNGSRSTDSRDGHGEHSQRKEDNVQERDYGHHFRDRRQFPPKNSLSTRLQGRIAFPRRSLTDRASNLLLEKERGRGLQGRLSPVRRLNSQVRHPERIRQQPTEEFGKDSRSIGNRPSRRVDANSIDFAGPKSLAELKGAKINDSSQEQLIISTNVNTKLIKAKPGKVEGLQELDNSPLFEGPRPLSSILKRKREMAYADNEISTSQYDSNQGGGESAINESVSAVILSLQSVHPVEAGREGDHTIGSHKEQDVGAVDGVITTEDGELTYDDIQSSTKADAVETEDGMGLENVEEEELENYCQRDGGFDYESGDFKANNDENAFQGNEEELDDEDDFARKVSVMLS